A stretch of DNA from Spirosoma endbachense:
AAGGGCGTCTAATGCCTAAAAGCCATTCGCCCCGTATGAAAAAACACCTGTTGTTACTTGCCACTCTGTCCTTATTCCTACAACATTGTAAGTCGACCGAAGAAGCCCCAAACCCGGTCGAAACGGCCAGTCCGAGAGTACCCGAAACGGCTGACAACTACCTGACTACCTTACCGGCCCATATTCAGACGGCGCTGGCAGGCACTGACAATACCCCGACCAATAACCTCCTGACCAACGATGGAGCAGCGTTGGGGCGGGTGCTTTTTTACGATAAAAACTTATCGCTCAATCGAACGGTCAGTTGCGGGAGTTGCCATAAACAGGCTGCTTCGTTCGACGATGAGGTCGCGCTGAGTAAAGGCTTCAACAATGCCCTTACCACCCGCAATTCGATGTCGCTCCTCAATGTGCGGTTCTATAGATCAGGTAAAATGTTCTGGGATGAGCGGGCTGCTACCCTTGAAAAACAGGCTTTACAACCCATTCAGAATCCTTTGGAAATGGGACTTACCCTCGCTGAACTCGAAAATCGGGTAAAATCCCTGAGTTATTATCCTGCGCTATTTCAGAAGGCATTTGGCAGTACGACGGTCGATTCAATAAAAATCGCGAAAGCACTGGCCCAGTTTGAACGATCCCTTGTAACGTATCGATCCAAATACGACCGAGTGAAACAGGGTCTGGAGACCTTTACCGCTGCCGAAGCGCGTGGAGAACAGGTTTTTCTGGCAACACCGGGCGGGGGTGGAGCTATTTCCTGTGGCGGTTGCCACACGCCACCCATGTTTATTACATCGGCGCCGGCCGGGCCATTTGCTTTTCCACTCGAAGCGGGTATCAACGGACAAAATCGATTTAAAAGTGGATCGCTACGGAATGTCGGCACCCGTAAATTTTTGTTTCATCAGGGCACTATCCCCGATGTAAATTCGCTGTTCAATGGCCAACGTCCGGTGCCCGCTCATAATATACCTGCGCCAGATGTGGCCAATATGATCGCCTTTCTGAATACCCTCACCGACGAGTCGATAACCCAGGACCCTAAATTCTCAGATCCGTTTAACTAGACCGTTTGGAGCCGGACGCTAGGAAAACGGCTAATGAACGCTACATCAGAGATATAACCGAATATGGTTTCTTGTTAAGAAATAGTAGTTTTGCCCCATGGCAAACTACAAAAATGAGGGATTTAATCCCGAAGAAATAAACGCACTCAAGGAAGAGTGCCAGCAGGAAGGTAAATCGTTTGTGTATGTTGAAGACGATGATCTCGACGTGCTGGAATCCGGCGAATGCGTTCATATTCAGTTTCCAGGGGCTTACCAGGGGCAGGAGGTGATCTTTGACGCGCTGGTTTACACGCTGCGCCTGCACCACAGCAGCCTCGTATATGAAATGGCCGTTGAGGAGGTGCAGAAGACGTTTCCAGAGTATGTTCCGCCCGAAGACCGTAAGCCAACCTATAAAATCGCTCCTGAACTGGAAGAGGAAGCCGAAACGGCCCTGACCGAAATAATTGAGGAAATTGAAGAAACTGAAACGGTTAAAGTACAGGAACACGTAGAGGTTGACACTGAATTCGATTATGGTATCAGTCTGGATGTATGCCTGAACGTTGAAGAAATTACCGATGAAGTAATTGAGGACTTTGTCAGCAGCTTCAAAGCCAACAATCTACATTTAGATAACACGCTGTATTCATTTACAAGCAACGGGGAAGAGTAGTTACAGTGGGCAGTTTACAGTGGGCAGTATCCGATAAATAGGGCGTAGTGGCCAAAGACTGTTCACTGAGAACTGCTAACTGAAAACTGCCCACCGTATACTGGAACAGGCCAACTATGAAAACTACTTTTTCGGGCACCGATACCTACGTGGCAACCCGTGAACTCAGTACGGCCGTGAACGCGTCTATTCAGCTTCAGAAACCGCTGCTGATTAAAGGTGAACCCGGCACCGGTAAAACGTTGCTGGCCTATGAGATTGCACAGGCTCTTGGCAAGCCGCTTTATACCTGGCATATCAAATCGACAACATCGGCACAGCAGGGGCTTTATGAATATGACGCCGTATCGCGGTTGCGGGATTCGCAACTCGGAAGCGAGCGCATAGGAGATATTGAAGCATATATCAAAAAAGGAAAGCTTTGGGAGGCCTTCGAATCAGAGGAGCAGGCCGTTTTACTGATCGATGAGATCGATAAAGCTGATATTGAATTTCCCAATGATCTGCTTCAGGAACTCGACCGGATGGAGTTCTACTGCTATGAACTTCGCCGGACGATTTCGGCCAAACATCGGCCGGTAGTCATCATTACGTCTAACAACGAAAAAGAATTACCCGATGCGTTTCTGCGCAGGTGCTTTTTTCACTTCATCCGTTTCCCGGACCGGGAAACGATGCAGCAGATTGTTACCGTTCATTTTCCCAATCTGTCGCAGGAACTGATGATAAAAGCGATGTCGGTTTTCTACAGCATCCGCGACGTGAAAGCGCTCAAAAAGAAGCCATCGACGAGTGAACTGATTGACTGGATTCGTTTATTGTTAGTGGCGGGGGTTACGCAGGATGATCTGACGGATCTGGATGCGCTCAATGAACTGCCTCCATATCTGGGTTCATTGCTCAAAAATGAGCAGGATACCGATCTGATGTTGGCCCTGCGTAAAAAAGGTGGACGACCGTATTAAAATAATACGAGATGAGTTATGGATAAATCAAGTGCTTGATAGTTATAACTCCTCCTGTAGATCATTCAAACTGTGTTTCTCGATTTCTTTCTCCTCCTGCGTAAACACGCTTTGCCGGTCACATTGCCGGAATATCTGACGTTGTTGTCGGCGTTGCGGAGCGATGTCGGAAGCACGAACGTGGAGGATTTCTATTACCTGAGCAAAACGGCCCTAATCAAGCACGAACAGCACCTCGATTTGTTCGATCGGCTTTTTGGGGAGTATATTGCCGGCCGACAGTCGACACCTTTGGGAAGTCTTCCCGATGTACCTCCCGATTGGTTAAAAGATGCGATCAACGATCAGCTAACTAACGAAGATCGGGTGGATCTTGACGCTGCTGGTGGTCTGGACGCACTCTGGCAGCAATTTCGCGAATTACTCGACGAGCAGAATGCACGGAATGAAAACGGACCAATGTTTGGTGGTAGTCGCTGGATTGGTACGGATGGAACATCACCGTTTGGAACCAATGGCGGGGGTAGTTCGCCGGAAGGCTTTAACCTTGATACCGGTGAAAAATCCCCGTCGGGCGGTAACCGCAGCGCATCGAAAGTTTGGGAACAGCGTGACTACAAAAATCTCGACGACAGTATTGAACTGAATACACGCAACCTGAAAATGGCCCTGCGCCGGTTGCGAATTCTAACCCGTGAGGGTGTTGAGGATGAACTGGACATTGATGGTACAATCGACAGCACGAGCCGCAATGCAGGTATGCTGGACATTCAGATGCAGCCATCCCGTAAGAATCGCGTAAAAGTGTTGATGCTTTTTGATGTGGGAGGTTCAATGGACGAGCATATCGAACTGTGTTCGCATCTGTTCTCGGCAGCCCGCTATCAGTTCAAGCATCTTGAGTTTATGTACTTCCACAATTGTGTTTATGAAACCTTGTGGAAAGACAACCTGCGCCGACGTGAACGCGTGCCTACATGGGAAGTACTGCACAAATACAACAAAGATTATAAAGTGATTTTCGTTGGTGATGCGGCCATGTCGCCCTACGAAATTACAATGGCTAAAGGGAGTGTAGAACATTACAACGAAGAGGCTGGTATTGTCTGGCTCGGCCGATTTAAGGCACAATATCCGAATTTGGTCTGGCTTAATCCCAATGTTGCGGCTTATTGGAAATATACACAAAGTACATCGCTCATCCGCGAGTGGTCAGGTAATCGAATGTTTCCACTCACGCTGAATGGCCTGGAGCAGGCAATGAAAAGTTTGAAGAACCCGAAAATTACATTTTAGACAATCTTACGGAGTTTGCTGTAGGAACTAAACGAAAGTTTAGGCCTGAATACCAGCGAGTTTGGGGAAGTCAATGAGGATAAAATAGGGTTGTTAGTATCAAGTACAATACGGTAATCAGACATCTGTATTTAATGAGATAAACGAATCATCAGTATATCCTTTTTCTTCCCAAACCTGATCTGCCTGATTCCTCAGTTTTTCCAAGAAGAATTTTGCCATCACTTTTTTCAGTTCGAGCAATGTCTCGTCCGAAACGCCTGTCGAGTAAAGCTTTAGTAATTCCATCTGCACATTCGACAAGGGCGGCTTTAGGTTAGTAAGCATAGTTTTTTCTATTTACCAGAACAAAAATAATAGGGATACTGTGATTTGATGCCTGCCCGGAGACCATACGGAGTTGACTAACCTGGAGATTGTATTCTACATTACTTTAAAATTTGCTGAACGAACAATGTGTTTTCTCTTCGGTATTTTTGGATGCATTCTGCCTTCTCGGGCAATGAGTTGGTCCGACGTTATCTGCAAATGATGGCTCTCATTCCCTGAATGCGTATTTTTGTAATCTATGCATTTATTTTATCAGCCAAAGCCAGTTCTTTACCTCACCGAAGACGATTCCCGCCATGCTGTCAAAACCCTGCGGCTGGGTATTGGCGACTCGATTGCCATAACGGACGGACACGGAAACCGGCATTCGGCCGTTATTACACTGGCCGATAGTCGACGGTGTACGTTTCGAATAGTCGATACCCACATGACGGCCCCGCGCCCGTTTTCGGTCCGAATTTGTGTAGCGCCGACAAAAAATATAGACCGTATTGAGTGGTTTATCGAAAAAGCTGTCGAAATTGGTATTGAGCGAATCAGTTTCTTTTTCGGCCAACATTCTGAACGGCGGGTGCTGAAGCTTGACCGGCTCGAAAAAATTGCCATTGCCGCGATGAAACAGTCGTTGCAGTCGTTTCTGCCCCAGCTAGATGATGCCGTTTCGTTTGGTGATTTACTAAAAACAGTGGGCGGGTCGACCTTTCAGGAAGAGCAATTGTATATCGCTCATTTACCCGAAAATGCAGCTGCTGTACAGTTGGCCAAGGCAGCTACAACTGCTGGCCGGTATGCGGTTTTGATTGGGCCCGAAGGTGATTTTTCGGAAAAAGAAATTCAACAGTCTGTTGCCGCTGGCTTTCAGATGGTGACGCTAGGTCCTAACCGACTGCGTACAGAAACCGCTGCACTGACGGCTTGTCAGTTATTAAATTTTATAAATACATGAAAAAGCTGCTGTTCATCTTAGTTGTTATTCTTCAATCGTCATTCTTTACTGCGCATGCGCAGTATGCTTATAAAGTTGCCAAGCTGAAGTACAACGGTGGGGGCGACTGGTATGCCAATAAAACATCAATGCCGAACCTGATCAAGTTTGCCAATGCCAATCTTCGGATGAACATCTTCCCCGAAGAAGATATTGTTGAACCCGGCAGTCCGGATATATTCGGATACCCATTTATTCACATGACTGGCCACGGTAATGTCACGTTCAGTGAAGGCGACGTACAAAATATGCGCCGATACCTGATTTCAGGAGGGTTTCTACACATTGACGACAACTATGGCCTGGATAAATTTATTCGTCGCGAGATGAAAAAAGTCTTTCCTGAACTTTCTTTTGTGGAGTTGCCGTTCAATCACCCTGTTTATCAGCAGAAGTTTAAATTTGCCAGTGGGCTGCCTAAAGTGCACGAGCACGATGGAAAAGCTCCGCAAGGATTTGGCCTGATTTATCAGGGTCGTCTGGTCTGCTTTTATAGTTACGAGTGTGATTTGGGCAACGGTTGGGAAGACCAAAGCGTTTACAATGATCCTGAGCCAACACGGCAACAAGCCCTTCGAATGGGCGCCAATTTGCTTCAATACGCTACAACAACGAACTAAGAATTTGTGAGAAAGTAAGTTGGCTCATTGGTTCTCCTGCTATTTCCCAGGCGCGCAATTGCCTACTTTATAACCACTACCCATTCGCTCTAATGGCCTGAATTTCAAAATAATTAAAGTATTATTTGGAGACGGCAAGCCAAAACGGTTTAAATTTCGTTAGTTTTGTAGGAGTATTCTTATGTCACTCGGTTGTTCACCTTTTAATCAGTCATTATTGTGATTGTACTGGCCGCATTCATCGGACACTGGTATTTGTCCCTGTTTTGCCAAACATTCTTTCTGCATCGCTATTCAGCCCATAAAATGTTCGCTATGAGCAAGTTTTGGGAGCGGTTCTTCTATTTCCTGACCTACCTCTCGCAAGGATCATCCTACCTAAGTCCACGGGCTTATGCCGTATTACACCGGATGCACCATGCGTTTAGCGACACACCCAAAGACCCACACTCGCCCCATCATACAAAGAACGTATTCACGATGATGTGGCAGACGAAAAATATCTACAACGCCGTTCTGCACCGTAAACAAGTTATCGAAAAGCAATTCGACCGGAATTATCCAGAGTGGAATTTTATCGAAAAACTCGGTGATTCCTGGATTTCGAGAGCGGGTTGGGGTGTGTTTTATAGCCTGTTCTACGTCTTTGCTTTTATCTATCTGGATATGCACTGGGCGTTTTTCTTCCTGTTGCCTGTTCACTTCGTAATGGGCCCCGTACACGGTGCAATCATCAACTGGAGCGGCCACAAGTATGGCTATGCTAACTTCGATAACCATGACAAGTCGAAGAATTCCCTGATTCTGGATGTTGTGATGATGGGTGAATTATTTCAGAATAACCACCACAAACGCCCGAACTCGGCCAATTTTGGAGCCAAGTGGTTTGAATTTGATCCAACCTATCCGGTTATCGGTCTTTTACATAAGCTTCATATTGTTCGTATGCGACCTTCAGCAGAAAGCAAAAAGGCTCAGTTCGAAGTTGGGCATGACCGACGGGTTGAAGACGAAATAGAAGCCTGATCATCCCAATATGACCAAAACAAAAAGTCCCGACATGTATCGGGACTTTTTGTTTTGGTAGTCTTTCCAAAAATTTGCCTATAGCTATAGGAGTGCCGTAGCTACATCCTGCCAGGACGTTACGCGCCGAAACTGCCGGTCATCCCGATTATGCAGGGCATCGAACAACAAGCCTTCGCCCTGAAACGTACGCAGGTTTCGCGGCAGATCGTCAATCAGGAAATCAGTATTCAGGACGCTCTTGTCGCCCAGAAAGATGTAATTATGCCAGGAGAGAGCCGGAAAATGTTCCTGTAGCCAATCCCACTTTTCCCGTAACGAATTCGGGAATTCCTGAGCAGCCGAAGCGACAAAAACATCATATTTTGTCATCAGATCGGCAATAACATCCTGAGCACCCTCCATTACCGGAATATCCCGAAAGAATCCCACTTCATAGACACGCTCCGATATGGCCTTGTATTCGTGCTCGTCGAACAATTCATGGAATGATTTTTCTTTTAATTCTTCGAGCGTATATCGAGGCATTTCGCCTTCCAGATAGAGCTTGACAAACTTGGCGTGAGTGTCGGCCATGACATCATCCATGTCAATAGCAATGCGTTGTTTCATACACGTTTTAAACCAGGATTGAGCCAATTTAGGGATTTACAGGATTTCTTCCAGGAGAAAGCAAAATCCCATAAATCAGCTCAATCCCGGTCAGATTTTTCGATTGATATCAAATTGTTCCAGATAATCGGCCACGCGCCGGACAAATTGCCCACCCAGCGAGCCATCGACAACGCGGTGGTCGTAGGAGTGCGACAGAAACATCAACTGGCGAATGCCAATAAAATCGCCCTGGGGCGTTTCAATAACAGCGGGCTTTTTGACAATGGCCCCGAATGCCATAATGGCCACCTGAGGTTGAACAATAATGGGGGTTCCCATCAGGTTGCCGAACGTACCGATATTGGAGATCGTGTAAGTGCCCCCCGCCAGATCGTCGGCAGAAAGTTTGTTTTCACGAGCGCGTTTGGTCAGTTCGTTCACTTTCCTGGTTAGGCCAACCAGATTATACTGATCGGCATCATGAATGACCGGAACGATCAGATTACCACTGGGTAATGCGACCGCCATACCGATATTGACCGATTTTTTTACCAGTATCGAATCGCCCTCTACCGAAATGTTAATCATCGGAAAGTCTTTAATGGCCTTTACGATGGCTTCAACCAGAATCGGCGTGTAGGTTAGGTTCTCGCCAGTTTGTTGCTTAAACTGATCTTTGATACGGGTTCTCCACTCAACCACGGGAGTCAGATCGGCCTCAACGAACGAACTGACATGGGGCGAAATCTGCTTCGATTCCACCATCCGCTGGGCGATCATTTTCCGCATCCGATCCATCTGAATGATGTCGGTGTGACCGTTGAGCGACGCGCTTTTTGGGCTTTCGGGTTTCCTGGCTGGCTGTGTTGGGAGGGCAATCGACTGGCCGTTAACTGCTGACTGCTGACTACTCATTACAGGTTGAAGCCGACCTTCGGAGCGGTCGATGACATAAGCCAGAATATCTTTTTTCGTGACCCGATTTTCGAGGCCAGATCCTGGAATACGATCGAGTTCGTCGCGCGAAACACCTTCTTCCTTCGCAATGTTCAACACCAGTGGTGAATAGAATCGGTCGGAGAAAACGGCCTGACTGCCTGCCAGTGCGGTAGCCGAAGCTGCAACGGCTTTTTCTGGGATAACAGAACGGCTGCTCATGGCTGCAATGCTGGTTTCCAGCTCGCGTGCCGATTCGGAGACCTCACCGCTTTCTAGTTCGGCAGGAACATTCGCTACGTCGCCGATTCCTTCTGGCGTCTGATTAGCCTCTAACTGGGGCTTACCAGTCACAGGTTGGGTTTCAGATGTGATTTCTTCCTCGACTTCGATACGGGCAATGGGCGCACCAATCGCCACAACATCGCCATCATTAACCAGAATTTCTTTCAGGATGCCATTTTGCGGGGCCGGAACTTCGGTATCTACCTTATCGGTAGCAACTTCCAATACCGATTCGTCGGCTTCAATACGATCACCGGGCTGCTTCAGCCAGGCAATAATCGTACACTCCATTATGCTTTCGCCCATTTTGGGCATAACCATGTCAATGAGAGCCATATTTCTCTAATGATGAATGTCGAATGATAGGTTCTGACTACTGAACAAACCAACTGCTGGTTTAATTAGTCAGAACCTATCATTCGACATTAGTTTAAAAGTTCTTCCCGCAGCATGTTCAGCACATACGTCGAGGTGAGTTGAATGTTCTGGTCGCGATACTGGCCGAGCCGGAGTAATCTCGCAACGGTGCGTTGGTCGGTAGCGCAGGCAATCCAGATGGTGCCAACGGGTTTCTCGGGTGTACCACCGTCCGGGCCAGCAATACCACTGGTTGCAATGCCAACATTGGTTCCAAGTGCTTTACGGACACCCTCCGCCATTTGACGAATCGTTTCTTCACTTACGGCACCAAACTGCTCTAAGGTAGCCGGTTCGACACCTAATTGATTCACCTTAATGGCATTGCTGTAACTCACAATGCTTCCCCAGAAATAGGCCGACGAACCCGGCACTTTAGTAATCTGGGATGATACATAGCCTCCTGTACAGCTTTCGGCAATACCAAGTGTCAACTGTTTGTCTTTTAGCAAGCGACCAACGACCACTTCCAGTTCATCATCATCGTAGCCATATACATTTTTTTCGATTAACGGCAGCACTTTTTCGACCTGTTCGGCGAGTTGCTGGTCGAGCAGGGCATCGTTATCGCCAGTCGTAGTCAGACGTAGTTTGACCCCCCCGAAACTGGGCAGATACGCTAGCTTTATCGGTTCTGGCAAGGCATCCTCCCAGGCTTCGATGCGTTCGGCCAGAAATGATTCGCCAATGCCCACCGTCCGAATCATTTTATGCTTGATGATCGGCGTCTTGAAATGCTCGCGCAGTTTGGGCAGAATCCGGTTCGACATCAGGTGTTTCATTTCGAACGGTACACCCGGCAGCGATACGTAGACGCATCCGTCATGCTCGAACCACATGCCCGGAGCGGTTCCCCAGTCGTTCTGAATGTACGTGGCGTTGGCGGGTAAGTCGGCCTGGCCCCGGTTGAGGTCAGTCATTTCGCGACCCCGTTTTTCAAAGAAACCCGTCACCAAAGCCAGCGCCGTTTCGTTACGGACCAGATCAACGCCAAAATACGTACAGAGCGTTTTCTTGGTGATATCATCTTTGGTGGGGCCAAGGCCACCGGTCAGAATAATAACGTCGGCACGTTGGTGCGCTTCATGAAGAATTTGAAGAATGGCGTCGGCCTGATCGCCTACCGAGGACTTGCGGACAATGCGAATACCGATGTTGGTAAGTTCAGTACCGAGCCAGGCTGTATTGGTGTCAGTAATCTGTCCGAATAATATTTCGTCGCCGATAGTAACCACTTCGGCACGGATCGTGTTGGTCATAATGGATGCGGCCCGGAGGTCGCTGTAAATGGTGAAGCGGGGTATGCTTAAACCTTCGCTTCTGACAGCGGTCAAAAGTACGAAAAAACGATTTAGAGCCGTTGTCCGTTATTTATTGGCAACCTGATTTACCTAACTAATGAAAAAAAATGTTCTTACAGCCACGTTGCTGGCTATGACGATCAGCGCAACCAGCTTCGGTCAGGACTCTACGCGTCAGAAATCGTCGGGCGGTGGTATTTTTGGTAAAATTCTGGAGGCCGTTACCCAGCCATCGGCCGGGACTTCGGGCGGTCTTACCAACAGTGATATTGCCTCCGGCCTGAAAGAAGCATTACGAATAGGCGTAACGAATGGCTCTACTCAGGCATCGCAGTTAGATGGTTATTTTAAAAATCCACTGCTGAAGCTTGCGTTTCCACCCGAAGCACAAAAAGTGGCGACTAAACTTCGCCAGTTAGGGTTTAACAAACAGGTCGATCAGTTTGAGTTATCGCTCAACCGGGCTGCTGAAGATGCCGCTAAAAAAGCCGCTCCCGTGTTCGTTAAAGCCATTACGTCGATGAGCATTCAGGATGCGGTTGGTATTCTGGGCGGCCCTAATGACGCAGCTACTCAATATTTACGCCGGACATCGGGCCAACAACTGGTGACTGAATTTACACCTATCATCGACAGCACGCTGAAGAAAAATAATGCTACCCGTTATTATGGCGATCTCGTTAATACGTACAACAAGATTCCATTTGTGCAGAAAGCGAATCCTAATCTTACCGAATATGCGACGAATAAGGCCGTTGACGGTTTGTTTATTCTGGTAGCTCAGGAAGAAACGAAAATTCGCGAAAATCCGGCTGCCCGCGTAACCGATCTGTTGAAGAAGGTGTTTTCGAAGCAGTAATTCGGGCCTGACCCAGTTTAAAAAAGCCTGCCGAACGCATTAAACGTTCGGCAGGCTTTTTTGCAAGTATTCCTCCTTCGATTATCCGCCCATATAGGCATCGTTATTCAGATACTCAAGCTTATTATTCCACACCAGCGCAATCTGAGTGGCCCGCTGCCGTACCTGCTCGGCGGTTTCGCCCGAAAAATTCTCCGTGAGGGTTGCCGAGAATAACTGTAGCCATCGCTCAAAGTGCTCGATAGTAAGCGTATGCTTCTGATTGACAATCAGGTGTGGTCGAAATGGATGGCCATCATAGGCATTGTTGCCCAGAATGATGCTTTCCCAGAACGCGTACATTTTGGGTAAATGCTTCGAAAAGTCAACCTGGGCTACATCGGTGAAAATCGGGCCGATCAGCGGATCAATCTGCACTTTTTCATAGAATGAATCCACCAGAAATCGAATATCTTCTGGCGAATCGAGTGTTCGTTGAGGCATAACGTACCTGGTTGAAACTGACTTTTACACGAATAGCTCTTCGTATTGGTCAGCCTTAAAGCCTAACGCAATAATTTGCCCATTTGATTCAATCAAAGGCCGACGAATCACGGATGGTTTGTCGATCATCAGCGCAATAGCTTCTTCTGCGCTGGTCGGTTTTTCTGTATCAGGCAGCTTTTTCCAGGTTTGCCCAGCGCGGTTAACCAGGTCAGTCCAGGGCTTTTGCGTAAGCCAGTGCTCAATTGTTTTTCGGTCGATTCCCTGCTTTTTATAGTCGTAAAATTGATAATCAATGCCGTGTTCGGCAAGCCATGACCGGCCTTTTTTCACGGTATCGCAATTCGGAATGGCGTATAAGGTATACATAGTGATTGGTTTTGTGAGGGCGAATTTAGTAACGCAGGCGGAAACCCGTACAGCCTATTTTGGTGTTGGAAGTACATGTCTCCATTGCGACGGTGAACCGTCCACGTTACGTATATTTGCATCCATGAAAAAATCAGACATTCATTTTGCCGTCGAATTAGATAATCAGAATATTCCCGAAAAAATTTATTGGGAGGCTACCGATAACCCAAACGAGGGTCTAAGTGATACACGGGCCATTGCTATTGCACTTTGGGATCATTACCACAACAGTACGCTTAAAATTGACCTTTGGACAAAGGAGATGGAGGTTGTGGACATGAAACGCTTCCTGATCGAGATCATGAGCGGCATTGCCGATACGGCGATTAATGCAACCGGCGATAAGCGTATGGCAACCGACATCGAAAACACATGCCGTGTGCTGAGCAAGCGGCTCGAAGAAGAAATTAAAGAGCAGCAAAAGCAACAGTAATCAACACCGAAGCGGCCTGATTGGTCGTTAGTTTGCTAAGATCTACCTAGCAATGATTGTCAA
This window harbors:
- a CDS encoding DUF4197 domain-containing protein; the encoded protein is MKKNVLTATLLAMTISATSFGQDSTRQKSSGGGIFGKILEAVTQPSAGTSGGLTNSDIASGLKEALRIGVTNGSTQASQLDGYFKNPLLKLAFPPEAQKVATKLRQLGFNKQVDQFELSLNRAAEDAAKKAAPVFVKAITSMSIQDAVGILGGPNDAATQYLRRTSGQQLVTEFTPIIDSTLKKNNATRYYGDLVNTYNKIPFVQKANPNLTEYATNKAVDGLFILVAQEETKIRENPAARVTDLLKKVFSKQ
- a CDS encoding group III truncated hemoglobin, encoding MPQRTLDSPEDIRFLVDSFYEKVQIDPLIGPIFTDVAQVDFSKHLPKMYAFWESIILGNNAYDGHPFRPHLIVNQKHTLTIEHFERWLQLFSATLTENFSGETAEQVRQRATQIALVWNNKLEYLNNDAYMGG
- a CDS encoding Spx/MgsR family RNA polymerase-binding regulatory protein yields the protein MYTLYAIPNCDTVKKGRSWLAEHGIDYQFYDYKKQGIDRKTIEHWLTQKPWTDLVNRAGQTWKKLPDTEKPTSAEEAIALMIDKPSVIRRPLIESNGQIIALGFKADQYEELFV
- the gldC gene encoding gliding motility protein GldC, which translates into the protein MKKSDIHFAVELDNQNIPEKIYWEATDNPNEGLSDTRAIAIALWDHYHNSTLKIDLWTKEMEVVDMKRFLIEIMSGIADTAINATGDKRMATDIENTCRVLSKRLEEEIKEQQKQQ